One window of the Crassaminicella thermophila genome contains the following:
- a CDS encoding gluconeogenesis factor YvcK family protein, which yields MNLLDWLKPGLKIKRWIFLCFMGFMLIVIGILPVAYKVFYKNTSFDTCMSILFLGFIFIGFALKKGVGSLLNLMDLSGMSTQNKIEKKMYEKRILNKGPKVVVIGGGTGLSVLLRGLKNFTSNITAIVTVADDGGGSGILREDLGMLPPGDIRNCILALANTEPIMENLLQYRFEEGQLKGQSFGNLLIAAMNGISGNFEEAIKKINDVLAVTGKVLPVTLEDITLYAKLKNGKIIKGESKIPKKVKEFKSRIEKVFIKPRGVKPLDDAVEEIYNADVIILGPGSLYTSIIPNLLVEDIAKAIRESSASKVYVTNVMTQPGETDEYGVWDHVKEIINYLNGPVIDYVFVNNEKIPVETLKKYASDGAVPIRLTKKDKEILYKNHIRVVEGPFVDIKKQYIRHDANKLSEMITKLVKQNFSSIESV from the coding sequence ATGAACCTACTAGATTGGTTAAAACCAGGTTTAAAAATTAAGAGATGGATTTTTTTATGTTTTATGGGATTTATGCTGATTGTAATAGGTATTTTGCCTGTCGCTTATAAAGTGTTTTATAAAAATACTTCTTTTGATACTTGTATGTCTATTTTGTTTTTAGGGTTTATTTTTATTGGATTTGCTTTGAAAAAAGGGGTTGGATCTTTACTGAATTTAATGGATTTATCCGGTATGAGTACACAAAATAAGATAGAGAAAAAAATGTATGAAAAACGAATTTTAAATAAAGGACCAAAAGTTGTTGTAATTGGAGGGGGAACAGGATTATCTGTTTTGTTAAGGGGACTGAAAAATTTTACATCTAATATTACTGCTATTGTAACAGTAGCAGATGATGGAGGAGGATCTGGCATTCTTCGAGAGGATTTAGGAATGTTACCTCCAGGGGATATTCGAAACTGTATTTTAGCATTAGCAAATACAGAGCCTATTATGGAAAATTTATTGCAGTATAGATTTGAAGAAGGTCAATTAAAGGGACAAAGTTTTGGAAATTTATTAATTGCTGCTATGAATGGTATATCGGGTAATTTTGAAGAAGCAATTAAAAAAATTAATGATGTTTTAGCTGTTACAGGGAAAGTTCTTCCTGTAACATTAGAAGATATAACCCTTTATGCAAAGCTTAAGAATGGAAAAATAATAAAAGGCGAGTCAAAAATTCCTAAAAAGGTAAAAGAATTTAAAAGCCGTATTGAAAAAGTTTTTATCAAGCCAAGGGGCGTAAAACCATTAGATGATGCAGTAGAAGAAATTTATAATGCAGATGTAATTATATTAGGTCCAGGAAGCTTATATACGAGTATTATACCGAATTTATTAGTAGAAGATATTGCAAAAGCTATTAGGGAATCTTCTGCGAGTAAAGTATATGTTACAAATGTTATGACCCAACCAGGAGAAACTGATGAATATGGAGTATGGGATCATGTAAAAGAGATTATTAATTATTTAAATGGACCTGTAATTGATTATGTTTTTGTAAATAATGAGAAAATCCCTGTAGAAACATTAAAAAAATATGCATCAGATGGAGCTGTTCCTATAAGACTTACCAAGAAGGATAAAGAAATACTATATAAAAATCATATAAGGGTTGTAGAAGGCCCGTTTGTAGACATAAAAAAACAATATATAAGACACGATGCAAATAAACTATCTGAGATGATTACAAAATTGGTCAAACAAAATTTTAGCAGTATTGAAAGTGTTTAG
- a CDS encoding NUDIX hydrolase — protein MREEISSGGVVVFGNAILLLRKYNGDWVLPKGKVKKDEKIDTAAIREVYEEGRVKAEIIKYIGKIKYSFKNCWQDHEMVHKTVHWYLMKTRSMDCLPLKEEGFVDARFVHMDRATELARYDDEREIIKKAIKEIKKDLNI, from the coding sequence ATGAGGGAAGAGATAAGCTCTGGAGGTGTAGTTGTTTTCGGAAATGCTATACTGCTTTTACGTAAATATAATGGGGACTGGGTACTGCCAAAAGGAAAAGTGAAAAAAGATGAAAAAATAGATACAGCTGCGATACGAGAAGTCTATGAAGAGGGACGAGTAAAAGCTGAAATTATAAAATATATTGGAAAAATAAAATATTCCTTTAAAAATTGTTGGCAGGATCATGAAATGGTTCATAAAACTGTTCATTGGTATCTTATGAAGACAAGAAGCATGGATTGCCTACCCCTAAAAGAAGAGGGATTTGTAGATGCACGATTTGTTCATATGGATAGGGCTACTGAGTTGGCTAGATACGATGATGAAAGAGAAATTATAAAAAAAGCAATAAAAGAAATAAAAAAAGACCTCAATATTTGA
- the whiA gene encoding DNA-binding protein WhiA produces the protein MSFSMKTKNELSRIISEDRCCQLAELSALIRMSGTIQLVGYKKINIKIVTENAASARKIFILLKKCFGVHTELRVRKNKLLKKNNHYIIIISSDIGANDILKSVGILRMKDEQFFIDYAIPKELIEKKCCKRAYLRGAFLGAGSVSDPEKTYHLEFVTSSEEHSEGLKDLINYFELGAKIVQRKSSYVVYLKEGDRIVDLLNIMGAYSALLNLENIRIVKQVRNNVNRIVNCETANLSKIVNASMRQIKNIEYIQKTAGFKILPDGLREIAELRLEYKEASLKELGQMLNPPVGKSGVNHRLRKIEKIAEKLKHSEGDI, from the coding sequence ATGTCGTTTTCTATGAAGACAAAAAATGAATTATCAAGAATTATATCAGAAGACAGATGCTGTCAGCTTGCAGAGTTATCAGCCCTCATTAGAATGAGTGGGACAATACAATTGGTAGGGTATAAGAAAATAAATATAAAAATTGTAACAGAAAATGCTGCTAGTGCAAGAAAAATTTTTATATTGCTAAAGAAATGTTTTGGTGTACACACAGAATTAAGGGTAAGAAAGAATAAGCTACTAAAAAAGAATAACCATTACATTATTATTATAAGCAGCGATATAGGGGCAAACGATATCCTAAAAAGTGTGGGCATTTTAAGAATGAAAGATGAACAATTCTTTATAGATTATGCCATACCGAAAGAATTAATTGAAAAAAAATGTTGCAAAAGGGCATACTTAAGAGGTGCATTCTTAGGAGCAGGGTCTGTGAGTGACCCAGAAAAAACTTATCACTTAGAATTTGTTACAAGTAGTGAGGAACATAGTGAAGGCTTGAAGGATTTGATTAATTATTTTGAACTTGGTGCAAAGATTGTTCAACGTAAAAGCAGTTATGTAGTATATTTAAAAGAAGGAGATCGAATTGTTGATCTTTTAAATATAATGGGTGCTTATTCAGCCTTATTAAATCTTGAAAATATAAGAATAGTCAAGCAAGTAAGGAATAATGTAAACAGAATTGTAAATTGTGAGACAGCAAACCTAAGTAAGATTGTAAATGCCTCTATGCGGCAGATTAAAAATATAGAATACATTCAAAAGACTGCAGGATTTAAAATACTTCCTGATGGTTTAAGAGAAATAGCAGAGTTAAGACTTGAGTATAAGGAAGCAAGTTTAAAAGAATTAGGACAAATGTTAAATCCACCTGTAGGAAAGTCAGGAGTGAATCATAGGTTAAGAAAAATAGAGAAAATAGCAGAAAAATTAAAGCACAGTGAGGGGGATATATAG
- a CDS encoding HPr family phosphocarrier protein, protein MLKKEITVMHEQGLRARAAALFVQLANKFTSDIIVEKDTKKINAKSIMCVMALGLGKGQKILVTIDGPDEEEAMKDLVNFLEETQLIL, encoded by the coding sequence ATGCTTAAAAAAGAAATTACTGTAATGCATGAACAAGGGCTGCGTGCAAGAGCAGCAGCATTATTTGTACAATTAGCAAATAAATTTACTTCAGATATTATTGTTGAAAAAGATACTAAAAAGATTAATGCAAAAAGTATTATGTGTGTTATGGCGTTAGGATTAGGAAAGGGACAGAAAATTTTGGTGACTATTGATGGACCAGATGAAGAAGAAGCAATGAAAGACTTAGTAAATTTCCTTGAAGAAACGCAGCTTATTTTATAA
- a CDS encoding HD-GYP domain-containing protein: MQKINVQFLKPGMILAKTIYGNDGQILLNHGIELKESYIRKLISLGISGVYIDTKDTEDIVIEDVICEQNRLQAKNIIRQTMKNIHMGKAVYTKDLFRAVSNILDDLLGNKDIMLNLSDIKAVDDYTFAHSVNVCVLSLITGISMGYNREKLEKLGIGAILHDIGKVAIPKEILNKPGALTDDEYKIIKNHPRLGYDILKKYTNISSLSAMIVLTHHERYDGGGYPLGKKEKEIHEFSRIVAVADVYDALTSDRVYKKKILPHEAVEYLISMGNHQFDYEIVKSFVMHVASYPLGTMVRLSTGEKGIVAEVDKNYPNRPKIRCLWDKDGKRYDKAVEIELINHPNITIIDVLENIE, encoded by the coding sequence ATGCAGAAGATAAATGTTCAATTTTTAAAGCCAGGCATGATTTTAGCAAAAACTATATATGGAAATGATGGACAAATCTTACTAAATCATGGAATAGAACTAAAGGAAAGCTATATTCGTAAGTTAATAAGTCTGGGTATTAGTGGTGTTTATATAGATACAAAAGATACTGAAGATATTGTAATTGAAGATGTTATATGTGAACAGAATAGACTTCAAGCTAAAAATATTATAAGACAAACAATGAAAAATATTCATATGGGAAAAGCAGTATATACAAAGGATTTATTTCGTGCAGTAAGCAATATTCTTGATGATTTGCTAGGAAACAAAGATATTATGTTGAATCTTTCTGATATAAAGGCAGTAGATGATTATACATTTGCACATTCTGTAAATGTTTGTGTATTATCTTTAATAACAGGTATTTCTATGGGATACAATAGAGAAAAGTTAGAAAAATTAGGAATAGGTGCTATTTTGCATGATATTGGTAAAGTTGCAATTCCTAAGGAGATATTGAATAAACCTGGAGCCTTAACGGATGATGAATATAAAATAATAAAAAACCATCCTCGATTGGGATATGATATATTAAAAAAATATACCAATATTAGTAGTTTAAGTGCTATGATTGTACTAACGCATCATGAAAGGTATGATGGGGGAGGGTACCCATTAGGTAAAAAAGAAAAAGAAATTCATGAGTTTTCTAGAATTGTTGCAGTAGCAGATGTGTATGATGCATTAACTTCTGATAGGGTTTATAAAAAGAAAATACTTCCTCATGAAGCGGTAGAGTATTTAATATCTATGGGAAATCATCAATTTGATTATGAAATTGTAAAAAGTTTTGTTATGCATGTTGCTTCTTATCCACTTGGAACAATGGTAAGATTAAGTACAGGAGAAAAGGGAATTGTAGCAGAAGTAGATAAGAATTATCCAAATAGACCAAAAATTAGGTGTCTATGGGATAAGGATGGAAAAAGATATGATAAAGCAGTAGAAATTGAACTGATCAATCATCCAAACATTACAATTATTGATGTATTAGAGAATATTGAATAG
- a CDS encoding DRTGG domain-containing protein, protein MTKNEQIIHYIKELPVGSKISVRQIAQDLEVSEGTAYKAIKDAERKELVSTIPRVGTIRIENVEKKRIDKVTFAEILNIVEGQILGGHEGIYKVVHKFVIGAMSVDEIEKYISEGDLLIVGNRDDVHKLALDKNCAVLITGGLSCKEEIKKIANEKKLPILSTSYDTFTITTMIHHAIHERLIKKEILITEDIMPAQVCYLKENDKVLEMKRYIKRTGHSRFPVVDENLCVVGIVSPRDIAGRDDAEKIKNIMTKDPITVSLNTSVAYISHIMIWEGIKMVPVTENKKLIGVITRKDVIKGLKHIRKQPHMAEPFEDMLINQSKVEETDKGIKLTGEITPMMLNDRGIASAGVLVMLMSTAGSVAIKKQKNLDSVIDSFMIYFIKPLQLENKVEIYANIINIGRKFYKVDITAYHNQEIVSKAMMSAKLLRR, encoded by the coding sequence ATGACAAAAAATGAACAGATTATTCATTATATAAAAGAGCTGCCTGTTGGCAGTAAGATTTCTGTTAGGCAGATTGCACAAGATTTAGAGGTAAGTGAGGGAACAGCTTATAAAGCAATAAAAGATGCAGAAAGAAAAGAATTAGTAAGTACAATTCCAAGAGTAGGAACGATTCGTATAGAAAATGTGGAAAAAAAGCGAATTGATAAAGTAACTTTTGCTGAAATACTTAATATTGTAGAGGGACAAATTTTAGGAGGACATGAAGGGATTTATAAAGTTGTTCATAAGTTTGTAATAGGTGCTATGTCAGTTGATGAGATAGAGAAATATATTTCAGAAGGAGATTTATTGATTGTAGGAAATAGAGATGATGTACACAAGCTTGCATTAGATAAAAACTGTGCAGTTCTTATAACAGGTGGACTTTCATGCAAGGAAGAGATTAAAAAAATAGCAAATGAAAAGAAACTTCCGATTCTTTCTACTAGTTATGATACGTTTACTATTACAACTATGATTCATCATGCTATTCATGAAAGATTAATAAAAAAAGAAATATTGATAACAGAAGATATTATGCCAGCACAGGTTTGTTATCTTAAGGAAAACGATAAAGTATTAGAAATGAAAAGATATATAAAAAGAACAGGGCATAGCAGATTTCCTGTAGTAGATGAGAATTTATGCGTGGTGGGAATTGTATCACCAAGAGATATTGCAGGGAGAGATGATGCTGAAAAGATAAAAAATATTATGACAAAAGATCCAATTACTGTATCTTTAAACACATCTGTTGCATATATTTCGCACATAATGATTTGGGAAGGAATTAAGATGGTTCCTGTCACAGAAAATAAAAAGTTAATAGGTGTTATTACGCGTAAAGATGTTATAAAAGGGTTAAAGCACATTAGAAAGCAGCCTCATATGGCAGAACCATTTGAAGATATGCTAATTAACCAAAGCAAAGTAGAAGAAACAGATAAAGGTATAAAGCTTACAGGAGAGATAACACCAATGATGTTAAATGATAGAGGAATTGCTAGTGCAGGTGTTTTAGTTATGCTTATGTCTACTGCAGGTTCAGTTGCTATTAAGAAACAAAAAAATTTAGATAGTGTTATTGATAGCTTTATGATTTATTTTATAAAGCCATTACAGCTTGAAAATAAAGTTGAAATTTATGCTAATATTATTAATATTGGTCGTAAGTTTTATAAAGTTGATATTACAGCGTATCATAATCAAGAGATTGTATCAAAAGCAATGATGTCTGCAAAATTATTAAGAAGATAG
- a CDS encoding DNA polymerase III subunit alpha, with the protein MSEFVHLHVHTEYSLLDGAARIKDLIKMVKDMGMKAIAITDHGSMFGVVDFYKEAKKQGVKPIIGCEVYTASRTMADKDPIKDKRLGHLVLLARNNTGYKNLMKIVSLGYIEGFYYKPRIDYSVLEKYSEGIIALSACLAGEVQQKILQNDYEGAKKEALRLKNIFGKDYFYLELQDHKIEEQRMVNNQLIRLSKDTGISLVATNDVHYLRRSDADVHDILLCIQTGKTIDDEERLKFPTEEFYLKSPEEMEKLFPYAKEALENTVKIAQMCNVEFDFNQIHLPKYDVADGYTAKEYLRKLCRDGLLKRYENVTKSIQERLDYELRTIENMGYVEYFLIVWDFIRYAKENNIMVGPGRGSAAGSLVSYTLGITDIDPIKYNLIFERFLNPERVTMPDIDIDFCFERRQEVIDYVIKKYGKEKVAQIITFGTMAARAAIRDVGRAINMSYAEVDAIAKLIPMQLGISIDKALEINKNLKELYEKDERTKYLIDVAKAVEGMPRHASTHAAGVVISKEAIDEYVPLYMHNEGITTQFTMGTLEELGLLKMDFLGLRNLTVIRDALDSIEKNYGVKIDFSKMEYNDKLVYDLIGKGDTLGVFQLESAGMRQFMKDLKPDCFEDIVAGISLYRPGPMDSIPKYIAYKNNPEKIVYLHPKLKPILNVTYGCLIYQEQVMQVVRQLGGYSYGRSDLVRRAMGKKKMDVMEQERQYFIHGKKDENGNYEIAGCVRNGVPEEIANKIYDDMIDFARYAFNKSHAAAYAVLGYQTAYLKAYYPVEFMAALITSIMGNAKKVAQYIGDCKKKNIQILPPSVNESQGKFTVENGKIRFGLLAVKNVGIGVIEAIIKAREEKGKFLSFIDFCEKVEMKEMNKRAIESLIKAGAFDNMGANRAQLLAIYERVIDGIQQDRRRNLEGQVSLFQAFDEVIPNTVKIDELPDIEEFPQKNLLIMEKEVLGIYVSGHPLSEFEEEIRSISTINLGDLIDMDENHKDNAIKDGAYIRIAGMIVGRKNKITKNNNMMSFITLEDLFSSIEILVFPKIFDKYMNILHEDSIVIVEGKISIREDEEPKIIAEKLLPLLKKREGQNKLYLKICKDKDEKELLKKMKPTLKKWKGDVPVYIFLEKENKKLKAHENLWVNVNEDLIEELKRLLGQDCVKIC; encoded by the coding sequence ATGAGTGAGTTTGTCCATTTGCATGTCCATACGGAATATAGTTTGTTAGATGGTGCAGCTAGAATAAAGGATTTAATAAAAATGGTAAAAGACATGGGGATGAAAGCCATTGCAATAACAGATCATGGCTCTATGTTTGGTGTTGTAGACTTTTATAAAGAGGCAAAAAAACAAGGGGTTAAGCCTATTATAGGATGTGAAGTGTATACTGCAAGCAGAACAATGGCGGATAAAGATCCTATAAAAGATAAAAGATTAGGGCATCTTGTGTTACTAGCTAGGAACAATACTGGGTATAAAAACCTTATGAAAATTGTATCTTTAGGATATATAGAAGGCTTTTATTATAAGCCTCGAATTGACTATTCTGTTTTAGAAAAGTATAGCGAAGGAATTATTGCTTTAAGTGCTTGTTTAGCAGGTGAAGTTCAGCAAAAAATTCTTCAAAACGATTATGAAGGAGCTAAAAAAGAAGCATTAAGATTAAAAAATATATTTGGGAAAGACTACTTTTATTTAGAGTTGCAGGATCATAAAATAGAAGAACAACGAATGGTTAATAATCAACTAATAAGATTAAGCAAGGATACAGGTATTTCTCTTGTAGCAACTAATGATGTCCATTATTTAAGGCGTAGTGATGCAGATGTACATGATATACTACTTTGTATTCAAACTGGAAAGACAATAGATGATGAAGAAAGACTGAAATTTCCAACAGAGGAATTCTATTTAAAATCTCCTGAGGAGATGGAAAAATTATTTCCTTATGCAAAAGAAGCATTAGAAAATACTGTAAAGATTGCTCAAATGTGTAATGTAGAATTTGATTTTAATCAGATTCATTTACCAAAGTATGATGTTGCTGATGGTTATACGGCAAAGGAATATTTAAGAAAATTGTGTAGAGACGGTTTGTTGAAACGTTATGAAAATGTAACAAAAAGTATTCAAGAAAGATTAGACTATGAGTTAAGAACTATAGAAAATATGGGATATGTAGAATATTTTTTGATTGTGTGGGATTTTATAAGATATGCAAAAGAAAACAATATTATGGTAGGTCCTGGACGTGGATCAGCAGCAGGGAGTTTGGTTTCATACACCTTAGGAATTACAGATATTGATCCAATAAAATACAACTTAATCTTTGAAAGATTTTTAAATCCAGAACGTGTAACTATGCCTGATATAGATATTGATTTTTGTTTTGAAAGAAGACAAGAAGTTATTGATTATGTAATTAAAAAATATGGAAAGGAAAAAGTAGCACAAATTATAACCTTTGGAACTATGGCAGCAAGGGCTGCTATAAGAGATGTTGGACGAGCTATAAATATGTCTTATGCAGAGGTTGATGCTATTGCAAAACTTATTCCAATGCAGCTTGGAATAAGCATAGATAAAGCATTAGAGATAAATAAGAATTTAAAAGAATTATATGAGAAGGATGAGAGGACTAAGTATTTAATTGATGTAGCAAAAGCCGTAGAAGGAATGCCAAGGCATGCTTCTACCCATGCAGCAGGTGTAGTGATTTCAAAAGAGGCTATTGATGAATATGTTCCGTTATATATGCATAATGAAGGTATTACTACTCAATTTACAATGGGAACCTTAGAAGAATTAGGGCTTTTAAAGATGGACTTTTTAGGGCTTAGAAATTTAACCGTAATAAGAGATGCTCTAGATAGTATTGAAAAAAACTATGGTGTAAAGATTGATTTTTCTAAGATGGAATATAATGATAAGTTGGTATATGATTTGATAGGTAAGGGTGATACCTTAGGGGTATTCCAGCTAGAGAGTGCAGGAATGAGGCAGTTTATGAAGGATTTAAAGCCAGACTGCTTTGAAGATATTGTAGCGGGTATTTCTCTTTATAGACCTGGACCTATGGATTCTATTCCAAAGTATATAGCTTATAAGAATAATCCAGAAAAAATAGTTTATTTGCATCCAAAACTAAAACCAATACTCAATGTGACGTATGGATGCTTAATCTATCAAGAACAGGTTATGCAAGTTGTAAGACAGCTAGGGGGCTATTCATATGGGAGAAGTGACTTAGTTCGTCGTGCAATGGGTAAGAAGAAAATGGATGTGATGGAGCAGGAAAGACAATACTTTATCCATGGAAAAAAAGATGAAAATGGAAATTATGAAATTGCAGGCTGTGTAAGAAATGGTGTGCCTGAAGAAATTGCAAACAAGATTTATGATGATATGATTGATTTTGCAAGATATGCATTTAATAAATCTCATGCAGCAGCTTATGCTGTTTTAGGATATCAAACGGCATATTTAAAGGCATATTATCCAGTTGAATTTATGGCAGCTTTAATTACGAGTATTATGGGAAATGCAAAGAAAGTTGCTCAATATATAGGAGATTGTAAAAAGAAAAATATTCAAATACTTCCACCTAGTGTGAATGAGAGCCAAGGAAAGTTTACAGTAGAAAACGGAAAGATTCGATTTGGCCTTTTGGCAGTAAAAAATGTTGGTATTGGTGTAATTGAAGCAATTATAAAAGCAAGAGAAGAAAAAGGTAAATTTTTAAGTTTTATAGATTTTTGCGAAAAAGTTGAAATGAAAGAAATGAATAAAAGAGCTATTGAGAGTCTTATAAAAGCAGGTGCTTTTGATAATATGGGTGCTAATCGTGCACAGCTTTTAGCAATTTATGAAAGAGTTATTGATGGAATACAACAAGATAGAAGAAGAAATTTAGAAGGACAAGTATCTTTGTTTCAAGCATTTGATGAAGTTATTCCAAATACAGTAAAGATAGATGAATTGCCAGATATAGAAGAATTTCCACAGAAAAATCTTTTAATAATGGAAAAAGAAGTTTTAGGGATTTATGTGAGTGGACATCCTCTTTCTGAATTTGAAGAAGAAATAAGATCGATTTCAACCATTAATTTAGGTGATTTAATAGATATGGATGAAAATCATAAAGACAATGCTATAAAAGACGGAGCATATATTAGAATTGCTGGAATGATTGTAGGTAGAAAAAATAAAATTACAAAAAATAATAATATGATGTCTTTTATAACATTAGAAGATTTGTTTAGTTCAATTGAAATATTAGTTTTTCCAAAAATATTTGATAAATATATGAATATACTACATGAAGATAGTATTGTAATTGTTGAAGGGAAGATAAGCATAAGAGAAGATGAAGAACCTAAAATCATTGCAGAGAAATTACTTCCTCTATTAAAGAAAAGAGAGGGACAAAATAAATTGTACTTAAAAATCTGCAAGGATAAAGATGAAAAAGAGTTATTAAAAAAAATGAAACCGACACTAAAAAAATGGAAGGGAGATGTGCCGGTATACATTTTTTTAGAAAAAGAAAATAAAAAGTTAAAAGCCCATGAGAATTTATGGGTAAATGTAAATGAAGATTTAATAGAAGAACTAAAAAGATTATTAGGACAAGATTGTGTAAAGATATGTTAG
- a CDS encoding phosphatidylglycerophosphatase A family protein, with amino-acid sequence MKDIVIKMLKKRGVNLKDIAKLVYNLQSKYITLTIDECLVSVNKVLEKREVQHAILTGIVLDIYAENNNLPEPLLSILRRDEPLYGIDEILALSITNVYGTIGLTSFGYLDEEKPGILKSLNDPKNGVHTFLDDLVAAIAAAASAKIAHSKVN; translated from the coding sequence TTGAAAGATATTGTAATCAAAATGTTAAAAAAGCGTGGCGTAAACTTAAAAGATATAGCAAAATTAGTATATAATTTGCAGTCAAAATACATTACTTTAACCATAGATGAATGCTTAGTAAGTGTAAATAAAGTATTAGAAAAAAGAGAAGTTCAACACGCCATATTAACAGGAATTGTTTTAGACATTTATGCTGAAAACAATAATCTTCCTGAACCTCTTTTAAGCATATTACGACGCGATGAACCACTCTATGGTATTGATGAAATTTTAGCCCTTAGTATAACAAACGTATACGGAACGATAGGACTTACCAGCTTTGGGTATTTAGATGAAGAGAAACCTGGTATTCTTAAAAGCTTAAATGATCCTAAAAATGGTGTTCATACATTTTTAGATGACTTAGTAGCAGCAATCGCTGCAGCAGCATCTGCAAAAATCGCCCATTCAAAAGTTAACTAA